The genomic region GAGCACATTGATCATATATTTTGTTTTCGGAGTGATGCGGTATTGGTTGTGCTTCTCGTTGGTCATTGCCTCTTTGATTTTGTCTTCCGTCCACTTCACATTTCCCCCTTGATTGCGCAATATAATGCGTGCGAGCTGTGTGGGCTGTTCAAGGCGTATGCACCCGTGGCTCAGGGCTCTATCTTGGCGGGCAAATAAGTATTTGGTAGGGGTATCGTGCAAGTAGATGCTCATACCGTTGTTCAGGGCGAATTTCACCAATCCGAGCGAGTTGCGTTCGGAAGGCTCTTCGATGAAGTAAAAAGAGCGTTTTCTGATGTTGGGGTCAGCCCAATTGACTTGGTTGGGCTCAATTTTTTTGCCGTTTTCAAAGAGGGAATAGCCGCGTTTTTTATAGCGTTCAGGGTCTTCTTTGGATATCATCTCAGGGATCATCTCTTTGTGAATGATGCTCTGCGGCACTGACCAAGTAGGGCGAAACTCCACAAAGCGGATGGAATCAGTGAAGATGGGGGTAGGTGTTTCGGCTTTGCCTACCACGATGCGCATTTGCCCTATCACACTGTTTTTATGATAGATACGCAGTTTGTAATCAGGGATATTTACGATGAGGTAATCGTCGCCTAAGTGGTTGTTGAAAGCACGCATACGCTCAATATTGAGCCATACGATATCCTTTTTGAAGGAAGCGGTCATATTCATTCGGCGTATGGTAGCATCGGTTAGGCGACCGTTTGCCAGCAGTCCCTTATCGCGCTGAAAGCGAATGAGGGTGCGAATGAGTGTACTATCGACCTCCATATCATCGATTTCGGGCTCAGCTTTGTAGCCACGTTGCTCGAGGTTGCGGCGCACTTTTAGCACCACAGGGTCGGTGTAGCCATAGCGAAACAGCTTAGGCTCTTCCATATACACTATTTCCACCGACTCATCAGGGATAGCTTTTAGGGTTTTGTACTTAGCCAGCAATTGTTTGTATTGAGCTGTCTTTGGGTGCAACGCACCAACCACTGTTGCCAGCGCATCGTCATCGCCAATACCCAGCAGTATATTCGGATTGTTTTTTGGTTTGGGTTTTAACCAGATGTGCGTTCCATAGTAAGAACGTGCCAATCGCCCTGAGGTTAAGTGCTTGGTAAAGAGTAGAAAAGAAGCTGTTATTTGTCGGTCGAGAGCTACTTTTTCCTCATCGCTTTTTTCGTTTGTATAAAGGCTATCGACTGCTTTTTTGAGTGTATGTTGCCGATAGGTTTTAGGGTTTAAGCCGTAATTGCTCACACTATCGAGCACAGCCATATATTCAGTAAAAAGGCGTGAAGGCTTATGGGAGAAGAGCCAGCGGGTTTTCATTCCGTTGCGGGTGTAATACTCCTTAGCCTCGCGCTGAATGATGCGCTTGTAATGGCTGTCAGCCACAGGTATCACCTCAAAAGTAATCTGGGCAGTATCCACAGTGAGCGTCTTGGCATTCGCGTAGATTTCTTTGCCATCGACATATTCAGGCTTGGGAGCAGGAGGCTCAGCTTGCTTGCGCTTGCAGCACAGCACTACTGCCAAGAGCCCTAAGAGGACAAAAAGTTTTACCTTCATTTTGTTGTATTTATTGAAAAAAGTCATTGTGAAAGAGAAACCTAAAAGTACATTTCTCTATTAAAATCGCGCAAAGGTAATCATTTTTAGAGATATAAGCGTCATTCCACGAAGAAAAAAATAATGATGCTATAAAATGAATTGATAATAGCCAAATACTACCACAACGGCTGAACTGGGAAAAATCTTCTTACTGAATAATCTTTTTTAACTCTTCGAGAATACTTTGTACCACGACCGTCTTATTTTCCTGTATGATAGGTAGCATTTTCCATTGCCCATCTTCTGAGTATGATACACTTATCTGTGTTGCGGTAACAAGTACACTCGCTTTATATGAAGTGAGCATAAACTCCTTAATTGTATCAATCGGGATAACAAAATCAGGCTGACCAAAAGCTAATTTACCACGTATTTCCCGTCGTTGCATATCTACTTCTAACTTACGCTGCTTATCAGCTACATAGATAAATACTGCCAATGACAGCATAACCACTCCCGCTATCCACAGTTGGATATAGAAGCTAAATACAGTGAATAGTAAAAGTGAAAAAATAAGTATAAAAACCGACTTATTACGTATTTTTGCCTTGTAAAGTGTTCCTTCTTGAGTAAAATAATTATAATCCATATCCTATTTTGCTTATCTATTTATAAAGTGAAGCTCTATCAATATAGTCCCATACTTTCTCAGGAAGTAACGGTTGAACATTACGTCTTTCCCTGATCTCATTGCGTATAAAAGTAGCCGAAAGTTCTATTATTGGTGCCATTACACGAGTAATATGAGGGTGATCAGCAAATTTTTCAGGGATTACTCCTTCTGAAATACGTGGATAGACATATATAGTGTAATTTTCCAGTATATACTCATAATTCTTCCACTTGTGAAGTGTTTTTAGATTGTCTTCCCCCATAATTAGTGAAAAAGTTGCCTCTGGGTATTTTTCTTCTAAGTATAAAAGTGTCTGAACGGTATAGTTAGGCTGAGGCAGGTGAAACTCAATATCCGATGGACGCAATTTATCATAGGGCTCTAAAGCTAGGTGCACCATTTCTAAGCGCTGGTAATTATTGAGTAAAGAGGGCTTCTCTTTCAGCGGATTCTGAGGTGTTACTACCATCCAAAGCTCCTCTATATCAGAGTGCTCCACTAAGTGGTTTGCAATGATAAGATGCCCTATATGAATAGGATTAAACGAACCAAAATACAGACCTATATGCTTTTTCATCAACGTAAAAATTCTTCAACTACTCTCTCTGCTTCCTTCAAAGCATCAGAAAGATGATCATTACGGATAATCACATCAAATTTGTAAGCTACTGCAAGCTCTTGAGCAGCCTTATTTAAACGCATTTGTATCTTCTCTTCACTCTCGGTATGACGCTGACGTAAACGCTCTTCCAAAGCTGCCATACTCGGTGGCTCAACAAAGATAGCTAAACTCTGCTCAGGATATAACTTCTTCACATTGAGTCCTCCCACAACATCTATATCAAACACTACATTCTTACCCAAAGCCCAAAGTCGTTCAACTTCTGAGCGAAGCGTACCATAAAAATTGTCTTTATACACCTCTTCCCATTCCAAAAAAGCTCCCTGAGCTATTTGCTCTTTGAAGGCTTCGACAGTCATAAAATAATAGTCCTTTCCGTGTTCTTCCTTTCCTCGTGGTGCACGCGAAGTAGCTGAAATCGAGAAGGCTAAATTTAGCTGAGGCAGCGATAGTAAATGCCTCATAATAGTAGTCTTCCCACTACCAGAAGGCGCCGACAAGATAACTAACTTATTCATTATTGATATATCTAAAATAAAACCTACAACACATTGAGTACTTGCTCTTTAATCTTCTCAAGCTCATCCTTCATCTGCACTACCAATTGCTGCATCGGTGCAAAGTTAGCCTTCGAACCTAAGGTATTGATTTCACGCCCTATTTCCTGCGAAATAAAGCCTAACTTACGTCCATTCGATTCGTTCATCAAGGTCTCTAAAAAGTAATCTAAGTGCTTCTTCAAGCGGATCTTTTCCTCAGTGATATCCAACTTCTCTAAATAGAAAATAAGCTCTTGCTCAAACCTGTTAGGGTCTACATTCTTTACCTCTATAACCGCTTTTTCCAAGCGTTCACGGATAGAAGCTAAGCGCTCTGCATCAATTAATTGCACCTCAATGAGCAACTGCTGTAGGTTCTCAATACGCAGTGTAAAATCCTTTGCCAGCACTTTGCCTTCCTGCTCGCGGAACGACTGTAAATCCTTAACAGCAATCGCAAGGTGCTCAGCCACTGTGGAAAACTCCTCATCACTTACCTCCTCTATTGAGGTCTGCAACGCATCAGGCATACGTACAGCCATCTTAAGTAGCTCCGTCAGATCGCCCTCTACAATACCCAGCATCTGCTCTATGTACGACTTCACAATAGACTGATTAATCTTAGCAGGAGTCTGATTACCAATATTCTCCACAAAAATATTGAAATCAATCTTACCGCGCTGTAACTGCTCAGCTATAAACTTTCTAAAGTCGAGCTCCTTCTTCCTATACGCCAACGGAATGCGCGTACTTATATCTATCGTTTTGCTATTCAGTGATTTAATCTCAATACTAATATGCTTATCGGCAAGCGACAGCGTGCTTTTCCCAAAGCCTGTCATTGACTGTATCATATAAACTATCCTTTTAAAAATTGCGCAAAGATACACAAAAAAACGTATACACACCAAATTTGTTTCATATTTATACATTTAATCTAATAAATAGCGAACAAAAACCGAGCTAAAAAACCAAATGCTTTACACTGAAACAGCTCATATTACAAAATATTTACTACCTTTGCCGCCCGAAATACAAACCATTTATTATTACAAATGAGCAGAATAAAGATTCTAACAGTATGCTTAGGCAATATCTGTCGTTCACCTCTGGCAGAAGGCGTATTACGCAGCAAATTAGATACTGGACACTTTGAAGTAGACTCTGCTGGTACTGCCAATTATCACGTAGGTGAGGCTCCTGACCCCCGTGCCATTGCCGTGGGACGCAAGAATGGCGTAGACATCTCCAACCTCAGAGGGCGACAGTTTACTGCCAAGGACTTCTCCTCCTTTGATTATATCTTCGTGATGGACAAGAGCAACTATCAGAATGTACTACGCTTAGCCAAAAACGATCGCGAACGCAGCAAGGTTCACTTCTTGCTCGACACTCTCAGCGGAATGGCTGCCAAAGAGTTACCCGACCCTTACTACGGCGATGAAAAAGCTTTTGACGACACCTACGCAATGGTCGATGCCGCCTGTGAGCTTATTGCTAAAAAACTCCAAAAACAGATTGATAACTAATGGCAAACGTCTACTTAATACCTTGTACCTTAGGCGATAGCTCTTTGGAAGTACTCTCTCCACAAATCAAAGCCACTATCCTATCTCTCAGCTACTTTATCGTCGAAAATGAGAAGTCTGCACGGCGCTTTATCAAGCAGGTAGCCCCTGAGAAGGAACAGTCCACTTTACACATTGCAGTCATCGACAAGCACAACGCCGCTGCTGATGTATCAACCCTGCTCCAACCTTGCTCTGAAGAACACTCAGTGGGCATTATCTCCGAGGCAGGTTGCCCAGGGGTAGCTGATCCAGGTGCCGAGGTAGTGCGCCTCGCCCATCAACGAGGCTTGCGTGTTATTCCCCTCGTAGGTCCTTCTTCTATCCTCTTAGCGCTGATGGCAAGCGGTATGAGCGGACAACATTTTGCCTTCAATGGCTACCTTCCTATTGACAAAAGCGAACGCAAACGCACCTTCAAAGCCTTAGAACGCAAAGCTCACGAAGGGCAAACGCAAGTATGCATCGAAACACCCTATCGCAATGAGAAGCTCCTCACCGATATGCTGGGAACCTTACAGCCCAGCACCCTCGTATGTGTAGCACTAGATATCACCTTGCCTACGGAAGAAATATACACACTCCCCGTATCACAATGGCGCAAAAAGGCACTGAACCTACAAAAGCGCCCTGCTATCTTTATCATCGGAAAGTAAATCAATCAACATTACCCAACAAGTCGTACCCTCCAATCTTTCCACTTATATTTCTTAGCATAAATCCACAAAAGCAGCGGAAAGCACACTAACAAAGGCAGGAACATATTCCACCCCAAAGTGGGTTCTGATACATCGCGGAGCACTGAGGGCGTTTGGAAGACTGTCCACGTGGAGGTTACCCACAGTGCTGTAAAGAGATTGTTGGCAGCGTGGAAACCCAAGCTGAGTTCTATGCCATCGTCCATAATCGCGGTAATCCCTAAGAAAAATCCGGTGCCGATGTAATAGATGAGCAAGCCATAGCCGAGCTTTTCCACTTCGGGATTGGCAATGTGCATTAGTCCGAAAAGCACAGAAGTAATCACAAGGGGCACCCACGCTCTTTTGAAGACTAAGGCTAAGCCCTGCATCAGATAGGCGCGGAAGAAATACTCCTCAAAAGCTGTCTGTAAGGGTACGAGCACTATGGCAATAGCCAAGAGTTTCAGGAAAGGCACGAGCTGAAAGTCCCACTGGTAATCCTGCGGATTGATGAGGTAATCAGCGGCTATGAGTGCAGTAGAAATTCCACCCCAAAGGAAGAAAGCAAAGAAGAACCGCCGCCAGCTGATACGGGGACGGGCTGTAGTAAGTGCTGTAAGCGACTGGCGATGCACGAACTTCACCCATAGCAGCAATAGCCCCAGCAGCACTGCGAAGGGCAACAAGTTCATCACCAAGAAGGGCAATTCACCCATCTCGGCTATCTGTTCTGCCATTACCGCTTCGGTATCCATTGTCTGTAAAGCGATATAGTTCAGCCATACAAAGCCAAAAAATAATATTGGCACTACTGCATAAAGCCATTTGGATGCCTTGGATAAGTTTGCGTTATTGATGTACATCTTTTTTTAATGGTTAATGAGTAGAGAGTAAATTGCTAACGCGCTGAACTCTCTACTCTTTACTCTCTACTCTTTACTCTCTACTCTTTACTCTCTACTCTTTACTCTCTACTCTTTACTCTCTACTCTTTACTCTCTACTCTCTACTCTTTACTCTCTACTCTTTACTCTCTACTCTTTACTCTCTACTCTTTACTCTCTACTCTTTACTCTCTACTCTTTACTCTCTAAAAAAGTAATAGGCTGCTAAAAATAGGGAAGCAATGGCTCCGATAGCAAAGCCTATCCCTTGATAACGGCGCACAGCGTCCCTGCCTTGTGAGGCAATATGCCAATGCAGTCCTGAGTTCCTGATGATGAACACCGCCCAATCCTTGTCTAAGATAATGCCGATAAGCATCACAATACATACCCCTGCCGCAATTAGGCAAGCTAAGGCAGGGGATATCAAGTCTTTTAAAAAATCCATATTACTGTGTAATGACACCTATCTCACCATACGAAGCTCCTTTTGCCTCATCAACTAATTTATCGGCAGTAAGCCTGATGTAGCGTGCTTTGGCTGCAGGGAAAGCAATGCGTTGCTCAATAGGGTTGTTCTTGATATTGCCAAACTCACCAGCGGATACCTTCTTAAAGTGCTGTCCATCGGTGCTCACCTCAAAGGTATAATGACTGATAGTGCCCTCAGCCCAACGGTCTTGCGAAGGCAGATAGGTAA from Capnocytophaga haemolytica harbors:
- a CDS encoding L,D-transpeptidase family protein, which encodes MKVKLFVLLGLLAVVLCCKRKQAEPPAPKPEYVDGKEIYANAKTLTVDTAQITFEVIPVADSHYKRIIQREAKEYYTRNGMKTRWLFSHKPSRLFTEYMAVLDSVSNYGLNPKTYRQHTLKKAVDSLYTNEKSDEEKVALDRQITASFLLFTKHLTSGRLARSYYGTHIWLKPKPKNNPNILLGIGDDDALATVVGALHPKTAQYKQLLAKYKTLKAIPDESVEIVYMEEPKLFRYGYTDPVVLKVRRNLEQRGYKAEPEIDDMEVDSTLIRTLIRFQRDKGLLANGRLTDATIRRMNMTASFKKDIVWLNIERMRAFNNHLGDDYLIVNIPDYKLRIYHKNSVIGQMRIVVGKAETPTPIFTDSIRFVEFRPTWSVPQSIIHKEMIPEMISKEDPERYKKRGYSLFENGKKIEPNQVNWADPNIRKRSFYFIEEPSERNSLGLVKFALNNGMSIYLHDTPTKYLFARQDRALSHGCIRLEQPTQLARIILRNQGGNVKWTEDKIKEAMTNEKHNQYRITPKTKYMINVLYYTTEVNDRGEIELKNDIYGIDGEQLKELKRFGS
- the nadD gene encoding nicotinate (nicotinamide) nucleotide adenylyltransferase — translated: MKKHIGLYFGSFNPIHIGHLIIANHLVEHSDIEELWMVVTPQNPLKEKPSLLNNYQRLEMVHLALEPYDKLRPSDIEFHLPQPNYTVQTLLYLEEKYPEATFSLIMGEDNLKTLHKWKNYEYILENYTIYVYPRISEGVIPEKFADHPHITRVMAPIIELSATFIRNEIRERRNVQPLLPEKVWDYIDRASLYK
- the gmk gene encoding guanylate kinase; amino-acid sequence: MNKLVILSAPSGSGKTTIMRHLLSLPQLNLAFSISATSRAPRGKEEHGKDYYFMTVEAFKEQIAQGAFLEWEEVYKDNFYGTLRSEVERLWALGKNVVFDIDVVGGLNVKKLYPEQSLAIFVEPPSMAALEERLRQRHTESEEKIQMRLNKAAQELAVAYKFDVIIRNDHLSDALKEAERVVEEFLR
- a CDS encoding YicC family protein — its product is MIQSMTGFGKSTLSLADKHISIEIKSLNSKTIDISTRIPLAYRKKELDFRKFIAEQLQRGKIDFNIFVENIGNQTPAKINQSIVKSYIEQMLGIVEGDLTELLKMAVRMPDALQTSIEEVSDEEFSTVAEHLAIAVKDLQSFREQEGKVLAKDFTLRIENLQQLLIEVQLIDAERLASIRERLEKAVIEVKNVDPNRFEQELIFYLEKLDITEEKIRLKKHLDYFLETLMNESNGRKLGFISQEIGREINTLGSKANFAPMQQLVVQMKDELEKIKEQVLNVL
- a CDS encoding low molecular weight protein-tyrosine-phosphatase, producing MSRIKILTVCLGNICRSPLAEGVLRSKLDTGHFEVDSAGTANYHVGEAPDPRAIAVGRKNGVDISNLRGRQFTAKDFSSFDYIFVMDKSNYQNVLRLAKNDRERSKVHFLLDTLSGMAAKELPDPYYGDEKAFDDTYAMVDAACELIAKKLQKQIDN
- a CDS encoding SAM-dependent methyltransferase → MANVYLIPCTLGDSSLEVLSPQIKATILSLSYFIVENEKSARRFIKQVAPEKEQSTLHIAVIDKHNAAADVSTLLQPCSEEHSVGIISEAGCPGVADPGAEVVRLAHQRGLRVIPLVGPSSILLALMASGMSGQHFAFNGYLPIDKSERKRTFKALERKAHEGQTQVCIETPYRNEKLLTDMLGTLQPSTLVCVALDITLPTEEIYTLPVSQWRKKALNLQKRPAIFIIGK
- a CDS encoding CPBP family intramembrane glutamic endopeptidase, whose protein sequence is MYINNANLSKASKWLYAVVPILFFGFVWLNYIALQTMDTEAVMAEQIAEMGELPFLVMNLLPFAVLLGLLLLWVKFVHRQSLTALTTARPRISWRRFFFAFFLWGGISTALIAADYLINPQDYQWDFQLVPFLKLLAIAIVLVPLQTAFEEYFFRAYLMQGLALVFKRAWVPLVITSVLFGLMHIANPEVEKLGYGLLIYYIGTGFFLGITAIMDDGIELSLGFHAANNLFTALWVTSTWTVFQTPSVLRDVSEPTLGWNMFLPLLVCFPLLLWIYAKKYKWKDWRVRLVG
- a CDS encoding Imm17 family immunity protein, with translation MDFLKDLISPALACLIAAGVCIVMLIGIILDKDWAVFIIRNSGLHWHIASQGRDAVRRYQGIGFAIGAIASLFLAAYYFFRE